Proteins found in one Candidatus Poribacteria bacterium genomic segment:
- a CDS encoding metal ABC transporter permease: protein HLFNHEGLPEAETESAIADLHEHLSWDPIFTNQVVKYALNNQYVSRKETQLALTEHGRTIAQQALVQ, encoded by the coding sequence CACCTCTTTAATCACGAAGGACTTCCTGAAGCAGAAACGGAATCGGCGATTGCAGACCTCCATGAGCATCTCAGTTGGGATCCCATTTTTACAAACCAAGTCGTGAAATACGCGCTGAACAACCAATATGTCTCGCGAAAAGAGACGCAGTTGGCTTTAACAGAACACGGACGTACGATCGCG